The genomic window AAAATCAGTCGAACTCCGCGTCTTGACTTCAGCAAAAACAATGTACCGATCGTACGCTGCGATAATATCCACCTCAGCCTTGCCGTAAAACCAGTTTGTATGCAGTATTTTATAACCTTTATCCATCAAAAACCGGGTGGCTATCTCCTCTCCTTTACGTCCGGTTTGATTGTGAAGAGCCATTATTTAACAATTACCGATCCTAAAAAACTGGAAATCCCCTTCTCAACTTCCTTCACACGCATATAACGCTGCATCAGGATGGCCTGGTTATCTTCATTTGTTTCCTGCTGAATCTCATCCCTGATAGAACGGAGTATCCTGTCGACCTTCCTTTTTTTCAAATGGAAGATACCTCCCAGTATTGTGGCCCGCATATTCTCAGTCTCATTCTTGACGTAAATTTTCCGTTTAGCGAACCAGTTCTCACTTAGAACGTACGGTGAGGATACAACTGAGATCGCAAGCTCAGTAATTTTTTCGTCGGCACTTTTTATAAAATCCTGAATGGTAGGAAGCTCACCCAATTCCATCCTCCTGCTATATTCATCAATGACGGCTTTGCATGCAGGATCATCAAATGTAACGTCGGCAAGGTTCGAAATAACATAAGGAGCAATATACGTGTCGGTGATGCCATCCCAATGCACCAGCTCATGGCCATAATTAAGAAGTAAGCGTACTATCTCTTTTTCCTGTACCTCATCCGAATCTTTGGTTCCCGCTATCTCAGGATACATCTCATCCGGTGGAGGAAGAGGTTCAGGTGCATCATGTCGCGGATCCTTCTTGCTCTTGCCAAGCCTTAGCTTGTTCAGCTCTGCGATCAGGATCCGTTCCTCCATCTGCAGCAGCGAGCTGCACTCCCTGATAAATACCGAAGCCTTAATTCCGTCGGGGATCTTTGCGATACTTTCAACCACATCATGGATCACTCCCGCTTTCTTTATTGGGTCGGAACCAGCTTCCTTCAAAAGGATAGAAGTCTTAAACAGAATAAAGTCTTTCTGATTCTTCTCAATATATGTCTTAAAGGCAGAGCTTCCAATCTTATGAACATAAGAATCCGGATCATGCCCATCGGGAAATAGTACGACCTTCACGTTCAGGCCTTCTTCCAGAATCATATCAAGCCCTCTTAATGAAGCTTTGATTCCCGCTGCGTCGCCATCATAAAGAATGGTAATGTTCTTTGTAAACCGGCCAATAAGCCTCACCTGTTCTGTCGTCAGAGACGTACCCGACGAAGCCACAACATTCTCTATCCCGGCCTGATGTACGGATAGAACGTCGGCATAGCCTTCTACAAGGTAACAGTTATCCAGATCCCTGATGGCCTTCTTCGCAAAGAAAAGACCGTAAAGGACGTTCGACTTATGATAGATCTCACTTTCTGGTGAGTTCACATATTTAGGAACACTTTTATCCGTTTTAAGCGTACGCCCGCCAAATCCAATGATCCGCCCCGTGAAATTATGTATCGGAAACATCACCCTCGCCCGGAAGCGATCATAAAGCTTCCCTTTATCATTTCGAATCGCAAGCCCGGTATCTTCCAGGACACTTTCCTTAAAACCTTCGGCTAGCGTTTTTTCAATAAGTGCGTCCCACGAGCCCGGAGAATAGCCCAGTTCAAACTTTTTAAGAATATCATCTCTGAAGCCCCTTTCACGGAAGTAACCGAGCCCGATAGTCTTCCCTTCTTCGGTTTCCCACATCGTCTCCCTGAAGAACTTAGCAGCTCTTGAAGAGATGACATAGAGATTTTCGCGACGGTTGTCAGATTCCTGTTGTTCGGGCGACTGCTCAATTTCTTCAATTTCTATCCGGTATTTATTCGCCAGAAACTTAAGAGCCTCAGGATAGGAGTACTTCTCATGGTCCATGATAAAGCGAAGAGAATCCCCACCCTTACCACAGCCAAAACATTTATAAATGCCCTTACCAACAGACACGTGGAAGGACGGTGTTTTCTCATCATGAAACGGACAAAGGCCTATCAGACTTGTCCCCCTTTTTTTAAGGTCTACAAAATCGCCAACTACCTCTTCTATTCGCGCGGCTTCAAGTATCTTATCAACGGTTTCTTTAGCGATCATAACAAAGAATCAAAAATAAGAGACATTAGCAGTATGCACAACCTTTAAGACATAATTATGAACTATCATGGGGAGCCGGCCGAATAAACAGTCTCCCGAGCTACTTCTCTTTTTTATAGCTTTTATGAAGAATCAGGAAACTGGCCCGTTCCTCTTTCTTGAAAGGAATGTCCCAGTTGCCCTGGTAACTGATTTTCGTGGGCAAAAGAGTTTCTCCATCATCAAAATAACCCATTTCGATATTCATTTTAACGTCGAAATCAAAGGCAAGATTATCATACTGCATCTCTACAGATCGTCCCATAATCTGTAAAGTACGCTTATCAAATATCGTATTTAACTCTTTGATCATGAGTCCGTCCTTCGTCCAGCCTGAAAGGTCCGGCTTTACTTTAACCCTGAAGGTATAAACGGGTATAGAATCAAGATATGTTCCGCTATAAAATGAATAGTCATAGTACTGCCGCATGTTGGCGCTAAAGATCTGCGTTTTGTTTCCAATAAAAGGAACACCTTTTATCGGTCGTCCGGGACTAAAAAGTAAGGTTTTAAGCTTGTCCTTATAAGATTCATTACTTCCTCCCTTTGCTTTTGTGGTAGCACCACCTGAAGCAACAAAATCAGAATTATAAGCATTCATAAAGATGTAGTCGAACATCTCCACAGTATAAAGCTGGTACTTACCGTTCTTTTTAAGCAGCTTACCACTATCCTGCTTCACCAGGAATTGCATTTTATAAGGGCCATTATTGTTGTGAAATATCTTACGATAGATCCTTCCTTCTATCCTGTTTTTCTTATCATAGGTGAATACACGATTTTCAGCAGTAAAGCTATATCGCTTCATCTGTCGGAAAGCTTCGTAAAAACTGGTATCACTAACAATTTTGTTTATAAATGTCTGTACGTTAATTCGCTCGGCCTTTATATTAACTGCAGAATCAAGCCTCACGGTAAGTACAGTATCCGGATTAAACCGTTTAACCTCCTGGGCCATGCCAATAACAGCAATCGTCAAAAAAAACAAAACCAGAGTCAGCAATCTTAAAGGCATAAGCTTACGGTAAATGTACATGTTATCTAAAATTATATGTCAAAGCCTAACGTCCTCATCTTTCTATTCCAATTTTGCGAGCTCCCGGCATTCTGTATCAGGCAACTGTAGCCCACGCAATTCCCGCTCTGTACATTTAGCCTTCACCCTTGAACATTAAACATTGAACCTTCAACTTTGAACTAACAATTCACATCCCGCCTAGTTTCCCAATCGCTTCAAGGCAATATAAGCCATTAATCCAGTACTAATTGCAAGAGCATCCTCGTCAATATCGAAGGTAGAAGTATGAACAGAAGAAGTGATCCCTTTAGCTTCGTTGCGTATTCCCAGCCGGTAAAAGCAGGAATCAGCCGCCTGCGAATAATAAGCAAAGTCTTCAGCCGCCATCCAGATATCCAGATCCAATACATTCTCTTTACCAAGGTAATCTTCAGCAAACCCACGGACCATGGCTGTCAGCTTTTCCTCATTCACCAAAAAGGGATAACCATTCATTATATGAAAATCGCAGCTACCGCCCATACTTTCAGCTATGCCTTCAGCGATCTTTTTCATCCGCTTATGAGCTTCAGCACGCCAGGCTTCATCCAGCGTCCTAAAGGTACCTTCAAGTTTCACCTCGTCGGGAATAACATTAGTAGCGCCATTGGCAATCACCTTTCCGAAAGACAATACCGTAGGGAGCTTTGGATCGGCAATGCGGCTAACCACCTGCTGCAGGGCCACGATGATATGAGCCGATATCAAAACCGGATCAATATTCTGTTGCGGCTGCGCTCCATGCCCGCCTTTACCTTTAACTGTAAGGTATAATTCATCTGTGGAAGCCATATATTTTCCCGGACGGATGCCGATCTTCCCGGCATCAATCAAGGGCATTACATGTTGACCGATGACTGCATGAGGTTTGGGATTCTCAAGTACCCCTTCTTTTATCATTATACTAGCACCTCCGGGAAGCTTCTCTTCAGCTGGCTGAAAGATCAGTTTTACAGTGCCGCCAAACTCATCCCTTACAGTCTGAAGGATCCGTGCCGTACCAAGAAGCGACGATGTATGTACATCATGCCCGCAAGCATGCATGACACCGGGGTTGATCGATTTATAGGGAACATCATTGCTTTCTGTGATCGGCAAAGCATCCATATCAGCACGGAGAGCAATTACCTCTTCCGAAGGTTTACTGCCCCTGATCAAAGCGACAATGCCCGTATCAGCCATTGACTGCCATGAAATTCCAAGCTCATCGAGATAGGCCTTCACAAAGGCTGAAGTCTGATACTCCTGAAATGACAATTCAGGGTTTGAATGCAGAAAACGGCGATGGTTTATAACATCGCCGTGTATCTTTCCGGATAATTCCCGGATCTTATCTTTTAACATGCTTTTATTCTATACCCGCACCGTGACAGTTTTTATATTTTTTTCCACTTCCGCACGGACAAGGGTCGTTTCTTCCTATCTTCTGTTCATGCCTGACAGGCATCTGTTTCTGAAGTTCACGCGTATCCTCCATTGGCACTGCCCCGCCTTCACCTGCAACTGTAGCAAGTTGTGGTTTTGATACCTTTAGTTTTGACATATCCTGTTTAGGCTGAGGCCTCGCTTCGCGTACTTCTTCAGATTGCTGTACCGGAATACCTCCCTTAAACAGGAAGCTTACGATATCTTTATTAACAGAAACCAACATCTGCTTAAACAGGTTGAAGGCTTCCATTTTATAGATCACCAGGGGATCTTTCTGTTCGTAAACCGCGTTTTGCACCGACTGCTTTAATTCGTCCATCTCACGCAGATGTTCTTTCCATGCATCATCAATCAGCGCAAGAACAACTGTCTTTTCAAACGCCCTGGATACTTCACGGCCGTTGCTTTCTACTGCTTTCTTAAGATTAGCAGCCACCTGTATAGATCTCACACCATCAGTAAACGGAACAATAATATTTTCGATAAACTCCCCTCTTTCACTGAATACCTGTTTCAATACAGGAAGCGCCTGCTGCGATATTGCTTCATTTTTACGCTGATAATATTCAGTAACCTTATCGAAAACGAGATCGGTTAGTTTCGCGATAGAGTTATCGGCGAACGTCTTTTCGTCTATCTCTGAATCTACCGAAAACACCCGTATCACTTCCAACTGAAAGCCTTCAAAGTTTCCTGTCTCTTTATATTCAGTTACAATATCCTCGGCGGTATCATAGAAAGAATTGTTGAGATCGACTTCCAGGCGCTCGCCATACAACGCATTTCTGCGTTTAGCGTATACCACAGTCCTTTGCGAGTTCATCACGTCGTCGTACTCCAGCAAACGCTTACGTATACCAAAGTTGTTTTCCTCTACTTTCCTTTGAGCACGCTCAATAGAACGGGTGATCATAGAGTGCTGGATAACTTCGCCTTCTTCAATTCCCATCCGAAGCATGATATTGGCGATCCGCTCAGAACCAAATAAACGCATCAGGTTATCTTCCAGGGACACAAAGAACTGTGACGAACCTGGATCACCCTGACGTCCGGCACGACCACGTAACTGACGGTCAACACGGCGGGACTCATGTCGTTCAGTGCCTACGATTGCTAAACCACCTGCTTCCTTAACGTTAGGGCCAAGCTTTATGTCGGTACCACGACCTGCCATGTTCGTGGCTATCGTAACTGTACCAGCCAAACCGGCTTCGGCAACAATATCTGCTTCCTTCTGGTGCAATTTGGCATTCAGCACATTGTGCTTAACCCCACGCAGTTTAAGCATACGACTTAGCAGCTCAGAAATTTCAACAGACGTGGTACCTACCAGTACCGGTCGTCCTGCTTGGGTCAATGCCGTGATTTCCTCCACTACGGCATTGTATTTTTCACGCATGGTGCGATAAACTTTATCCTCCATGTCCTTACGCGAAGTAGGGACATTCGTTGGGATCTCTACAACATCCAGCTTATATATCTGCCATAACTCGCCAGCTTCCGTTACCGCGGTACCGGTCATCCCTGCAAGCTTATGATACATTCTGAAATAATTCTGAAGTGTAATCGTAGCATATGTTTGGGTAGCATCTTCTACCTTTACATTTTCCTTCGCTTCAATGGCCTGGTGCAGTCCGTCGGAGTAGCGGCGGCCATCCATAATACGACCTGTCTGCTCGTCCACAATCTTCACCTTTCCCTCGTCAATAATATACTCGATATCTCTTTCAAAAAGAGTATAAGCCTTTAATAACTGGTTTACAGAGTGGATCCGCTCAGACTTCACCGAAAAATCGCGCATCAATTCGTCCTTACGTGCAATTTTCTCCTCTGTTGAAAGAGCTGATTTCTCAATTTCAGCGATCTCAGTACCAACATCGGGCATTACAAAGAAACCCGGATCCTCCCCTGAAGCAGTGATCAGCTCAATTCCTTTTTCGGTAAGCTCTACCTGGTTATTCTTTTCATCAATAACAAAGAACAGCTCAGCATCCGCCTTAGGCATTTCCTTGTTCTGATCCTGCATATGATAGTTCTCACTCTTCATAAGGAGCTGCTTCATTCCCGGCTCACTAAGAAATTTGATGAGAGCTTTATTCTTCGGTAACCCCCGGTGTGCGCGGAGTAAAGCGAGCCCGCCTTCAGTAGGCCCTGTTTTACCTTCTTTAATAAGTTTTTTAGCCTCATTCAGCACATTGGTAACATAGTTTCTCTGAACATTTACCAGTCGTTCAATCCGCGGTTTCAGTTCGTAGAACTCATGCTCGTCGCCTTTTGGAATGGGTCCTGAAATAATCAGAGGAGTACGGGCATCATCAATAAGTACAGAGTCAACCTCATCCACCATCGCGAAATGCAACTTCCGCTGTACCTGATTCTCAGGTGCAAGGGTCATATTATCACGAAGGTAGTCAAAGCCAAATTCGTTATTGGTACCGAAGGTAATGTCGGCAAGATAAGCATTCCTGCGCGCCTCAGAGTTCGGCTGATGCCTGTCGATACAATCGACTGTTAACCCATGAAACTCAAAAAGAGGGCCATTCCACTCCGAGTCACGTCGTGCAAGGTAATCATTTACCGTCACGATATGTACACCCTGTCCGGCTAAAGCATTAAGATATGCAGGTAAGGTTCCAACGAGTGTTTTACCTTCCCCTGTTGCCATTTCGGAAATTTTACCCTGGTGCAATACGATACCGCCGATCAGCTGAACATCATAATGCACCATATTCCAGGTAACTGTATTACCTGCAGCGGTCCATGTATTATGGTAGATCGCTTTATCCCCCTGAATCACCACATTCGGTTTGCGCGATGCAAGTTCACGATCAGCCTGGGTAGCTGTAACTTCAATAGTTTTATTTTCGGTAAAGCGCCTCGCTGTATCTTTGACTACGGCAAATGCTTCCGGCAGAATTTCCATCAGCACTTTTTCGAGCTCCTTATCACGCTCCTTACCTAATTTATCTATTTGATCATAGATATCTGTCTTATTCTGTACTGATAATTCAGGATCTTCTGCCTTTGTCTTTAAGGAACTTACTTCTGCATCTATATCTGCAAGCGCTTCTTTAATCTTGTTTTTAAAGGTAACAGTTCTCTCCCTTAATTCGTCATTGCTTATAGCAGCCAGCTTCGCATACTCGGCTTTGATTTGCTCAACCAACGGCTGAATTAGCTTTATATCTCGCTCAGATTTACTTCCGAATAATTTACTTAAAAATCCTAACATTGTTTGTTCAATAAAATTCCTTTTGCTCAATAACTACGCCACCCACCCTCGAAAGACAATTTGGCATACAAGCGATCAAAATTAGTAAATTAAATAGAGAATTCGGGAGTTGATAATAGAAAAGGAGACTATAATCGCAACGATTTAACATTATCTTTGCGCTTATGAATATTCTTTTACTTGGTTCCGGCGGAAGAGAGAGCGCTTTTGCCTGGAAGATAACCCAAAGTCCTCTTTGCACTGCGTTGTTTATAGCGCCCGGAAATGCCGGCACCGGAGCCTACGGAACAAATGTAAACCTGAATGTTACTGATTTTCAGGGGATCGGAAATTTCGTATTACATAATGATATCAGTATGGTTGTCGTTGGCCCGGAAGAACCACTGGTAAAAGGGATTCATGATTATTTCCTCGCTGATGAGAAACTGAAAGCGATCCCGGTTATCGGCCCCGATCAGGAAGGAGCAAAGCTTGAAGGAAGCAAAAACTATTCGAAGGCCTTTATGCGCAGGCACTTCATTCCTACAGCTGCATCCGCTTCTTTTACAGAGCATTCTATTAACGAGGGTCTTGCATACCTTGAAACACAAAAGCTTCCCGTAGTTTTAAAAGCCGACGGACTAGCTGCCGGAAAAGGTGTGCTAATCTGCCAGACTCTTGAGGAAGCTCAGGCCGAGCTTATCGCTATGCTTGGGGGCAAGTTTGGCGAGGCCAGCAGCACGGTGGTAATTGAAGAGTTCATGAGCGGAATAGAACTGTCGGTATTTGTTCTCACCGACGGCCATTCGTACAAGATCCTTCCCGAAGCTAAAGATTATAAGCGCATTGGTGAAGGTGATACAGGGCTAAATACGGGCGGAATGGGATCTATATCCCCTGTTCCTTTTGCAGACGAAGCGTTCATGCAAAAAGTAGAAAATGACATTATCAAACCTACCATAGGCGGCTTAAAAATCGACCAAATCCATTATAAAGGATTCATCTTCATTGGTTTGATGAACGTAAATGGAGAACCTTTCGTTATAGAATATAACGTTCGTATGGGTGATCCTGAAACTGAAAGCGTTATTCCGAGAATAGAGAGCGACTTTCTCAATCTTCTTTTAGGAGTAGCCCAGGAGAACCTTGCAGAAAAAGAGTTAAAGATATCTCCTAAAACTGCTGCTACGGTGATGCTTGTAGCCAGCGGATACCCGGGAGAGTATCTTAAAGGGAACCCTATCGCGGGACTCGACAATATCCGCGATTCTCATGTCTTCCAAGCCGGAACCGTTTCTGACGGCAGTGAGATAAAGACTGCCGGGGGCAGGGTATTGGCGGTTACTTCAGTTCAGGACACGATGTTCGATGCTGTACAGCAAGCCGTAGCAGATGCAGGACGTATTTATTATGATGGCCGTTATTTCAGAACAGATATTGGCTTCGACCTGTTGTAGCTGTTTATGTTAGCCATCGCATATAGTCAAAGTCAAAAGCCGCAAATGAAATTTGCGGCTTTTGACTTTGACCTCTGAACTTTCAACTCTAAACTTTCAACTCTTAATTCAGTACTTCTGCGAGCTTGCGTTCCAGGTCTTCCCCACGAAGGTCCGTGGCAACGATCTTACCCTGAGGGTCAATTAAAAAGTTCTTTGGTATGCTCCTAACACCATACATTACAGCCACTTCATTTTGCCAAAACTTCAGGTCAGATACTTGAGTCCATGTCAGGCCGTCATCCTTAATCGCCTTTAACCATGCATCCTTCCCGTTTTGCCGGTCTAAAGAAATACCCAGAATGGTAAAGTTCTTGTCCTTATACTTGTTAAAAGCAGTTACTACATTCGGGTTTTCCTGGCGGCAAGGCCCGCACCACGAAGCCCAGAAATCCAGTAAAACATATTTTCCTTTGAAATCCGACAGTTTTACCGGCTTACCATCGGGGTCGTTCTGCGTAAAATCCATCGCCTGACTGCCGACAGCCGTTTTCTTCAAAGCCTCCATATTTTGAATCAGCGGCTTTAGCGACGCACTGCTTTTAAGAGCGGGAGAAAGACTGTTAATTAGAGATTCTATTTCCGCAGGATTCTGCGACTGTCCAGCCACGTTTCTCAAAGCGGTCAAACTAACATAACTCGAAGGATTATCCTGAATAAATTTCTTCAACACACCATTTTGTTCTTGCATCAGGGTTTCGTAGCGACCACGCAACGCCGTCATAAATTGTTCTGACTGCTTGCTCTCAGACGATGCAGCATTATACTCGCCGTTCAGGGCTGCCATCTTACTTTCAACCGGCTTTAACTGAGCGCTGAGCTTTTTGTTCTCTGCATTCGTTTTACCAGTCACCGTAGCTTTCGATAAAGAATCGGTACCGGATACTGTTACATCACCTTTTTCAATATAAAAGCGAAGCACATCCGGCTGGCTTTCCGGACGAACATTCTGCAAGCCTACTCCCTTGTTATCAAGCACCAAGACTCCGGTAACCGGCTCGGAAACCGACCCTTTAAAAGAAAACGAACCGTCCTTCAGTATGGCTGAGTCGGTAACCTGCGTTTCCGGGTTAGTTGAATACAGTAAAAACACCTTCGCCGGAGCATTATATTTCCCTACTTTGCCTTTAACCATAAAAGCGCCGTTCTGTGCAAATAACATGGCAGGAAACACCGCCATTGCAATTAATATTGTTCGTTTCATTCTGTAAATATATTAAGCAGAAACGAAAATTGTTGAAATTTAGTGTAATAGAAGTTCCGTATATCAGTCCCTGACGAAGAATCTTACGCTTATCGCTTCACAATCTAATTATTCCTATATTAGCATTATGCGTTCGTTGTCTCTCAAATTTGTCGCCATCTTTTCCTTCTCATTCATTTTTACTCATATGTCGGAAGCGCAGGAAGCTCATTATCAGATAAGGCAAGGCAAATATATCCTGACCCCTGCAGGTGCTTCTCACCTTGCGAAACTTCCTTTAAAATGCATGCAGCAGGAGTTCCCTTATAAAACCGGCATTACTTTCACCGACAGCGCCCTTTTAGGGAAACCCGCTTCTTATCATCCTGCATTTTATGGATGCTTCGACTGGCACTCAAGCGTACATGGACACTGGATGCTGGTACGCCTGCTGAAGCTGTTTCCTGACTTGCCCGAGGCCGCCGAAGCAAGAGAAAAATTAGCTCAGAACCTTTCGACCGAAAATATCAGCAGGGAAATTAAGATCTTCCAGTCAAAGGAGAATAAAGGATTAGAAAGAACCTATGGATGGGCCTGGCTGCTTCAGCTACAAAACGAACTTCTCAACTGGGACGACCCTTTGGGCAGGCAACTGAGCATGAACCTTAATCCACTGGCCCAACAATTATCCCTAATGTACCAGGAATATCTTCCGAAGATGGTTTATCCTATCAGAGTTGGCGAACACTCTAACCTGGCATTTGGACTGCGGCTGGCGTGGGATTATGCGGAAACCACAAAAGACCACTCCCTTAAAGCAGTTATAAAAGAAACGGCTCTCCGGTTTTATAAAGACGATAGCAACGCACCCATTGCCTGGGAACCAGGCGGTTCTGATTTTCTAAGTCCCTCCCTCGAAGAAGCCGATCTGATGTGGCGTATCCTTTCTCCAGCCGAATATCACACCTGGGTCGTTAAGTTTCTGCCATCCTTATTTCAACCGGAGATCAGCCTTGCGCCCGGGCAGGTAAAAGACCGCTCTGACGGAAAACTGGTACATCTCGATGGGCTGAACTTAAGCCGCGCATGGGACTTGTATGGCATTGCCAAGCACAGCAAAAAAAACAAGCAGGCCCTTCTTAACCTTGCAAACACTCACTTAAAGGCGGCATTACCTCATGTGGCCAGCGGTGATTACATGGGTGAACACTGGCTTGCGTCCTTTGCTGTTTATGCGCTTACCACGCAGTAAACTTTACTGCTTAGCCTCCTCCGTCCTGGGTGCAAATACAAAATGCACTTTACCATCCGCCAAAAGAAGTGAGGCATCAAAGCTATTGCCGGCTTTTGATTTAAAGCCTTTCAAAACTGAGGTACGCCCTTTTTCGATGAGTTCCATAATCTGGCTATCGGTCAATTGTTTACCCGACATGGTTCGCCATATCACAAAACTGCATCCACGCTGATAGCCGTTGCAGCTTACTGCTTTATCCCCAAAACGAAGAGCGCCCTTTTTACAGTGAGGACAAATTACTGCGCCTTCTTCAGGCTCCGGCTCAGCAATAAGGCCGGAGAGGCCTCTGCCTGCTTCCAGTAACTCGGATGTAATCGTGCGGGTATACTCCCTGATCTCATTTTTAAATTCTGCGACAGATCCGCCAGTCCTGATATCTTCGAGCCGTTTCTCCCATAGCCCGGTTAATTCTGCCTGGGCAATTTTCTTATCCTTCACAAGCTCGTAAACGGCCAAGCCCTTCTCTGTAGGCAAGAGCAGTTTCTTTTCCCGCTTTATATAGTCGCGTTTGATCAGAGTTTCGATGATAGACGCGCGGGTAGCCGGGGTGCCAAGTCCAGAGTTTTTCATTGCCTGCCGCAGTTCTTCGTCTTCTATTTCTTTTCCCGAAGTTTCCATC from Arcticibacter tournemirensis includes these protein-coding regions:
- a CDS encoding DUF2891 domain-containing protein, whose amino-acid sequence is MRSLSLKFVAIFSFSFIFTHMSEAQEAHYQIRQGKYILTPAGASHLAKLPLKCMQQEFPYKTGITFTDSALLGKPASYHPAFYGCFDWHSSVHGHWMLVRLLKLFPDLPEAAEAREKLAQNLSTENISREIKIFQSKENKGLERTYGWAWLLQLQNELLNWDDPLGRQLSMNLNPLAQQLSLMYQEYLPKMVYPIRVGEHSNLAFGLRLAWDYAETTKDHSLKAVIKETALRFYKDDSNAPIAWEPGGSDFLSPSLEEADLMWRILSPAEYHTWVVKFLPSLFQPEISLAPGQVKDRSDGKLVHLDGLNLSRAWDLYGIAKHSKKNKQALLNLANTHLKAALPHVASGDYMGEHWLASFAVYALTTQ